The following are encoded in a window of Maridesulfovibrio ferrireducens genomic DNA:
- the asnB gene encoding asparagine synthase (glutamine-hydrolyzing) — protein sequence MCGIAGLIDFSKSTNSEQLLQMAKSMGYAQRSRGPDGSGQWADPESGIALDHRRLAIIDLTEEGVQPMTSRSGRFVTAYNGEIYSYRDLREELEKTSTFQGWRGHSDTEVMLEAVEQWGLEKALKSFSGMFAIALWDREERKLFLARDRMGEKPLYYSTQGNTFLFGSELKALMTYEGFEKKVDRNSLSSYLRYHYVPAPHTIFKNVHVLMPGTWLSVSHDGTISEPAEYWSLLDSAREAESKIFTAPDSDIIDTLEDLLLKVVEREMISDVPLGAFLSGGIDSSLIVSLMQQCALSPVKTFTIGFDDEAYNEANDAKLVAQHIGTEHTELYVSPKDALEIIPSIPQIWDQPFSDASQIPTHLVSRMTREHVTVALSGDGGDELFAGYNRHFRGCSLWNKLEHFPVSLRSIMAEAILRVSPETLNELFDMLEPIIPEKLRMRLPGQKLHKLAHVMDAESASDYYTALTSNWLNPETTVMSGREIVSPFQNYSMQPSTKNLTAWMQFMDAATYLPDDILTKVDRAAMAVSLETRAPFLDHEIVEFSQRLPMHLRMQNGQGKYALRKILHKYVPKNLIERPKMGFGIPIDNWLRGPLREWADNLLSPERLADDGYFNGRTVQKAWHEHLSGEKDNHYRIWNILVFQSWMDHWDVS from the coding sequence ATGTGCGGTATCGCCGGACTTATTGATTTTTCCAAAAGTACGAATTCTGAACAGCTACTCCAAATGGCCAAAAGCATGGGGTATGCACAGCGCTCACGTGGGCCGGACGGTTCAGGACAATGGGCAGACCCGGAATCCGGCATAGCCCTTGATCACCGCCGTCTAGCGATTATCGACCTGACCGAAGAAGGCGTTCAACCCATGACCAGCCGTTCGGGCCGGTTTGTAACCGCCTACAATGGTGAAATTTACAGTTACCGCGATCTACGCGAAGAACTTGAAAAAACATCAACATTCCAAGGCTGGAGAGGCCATTCCGACACCGAGGTAATGCTCGAAGCTGTCGAACAATGGGGACTGGAAAAAGCCCTGAAATCTTTCAGTGGCATGTTTGCCATAGCTCTCTGGGATCGTGAGGAACGCAAACTGTTTCTCGCCCGTGATCGCATGGGAGAAAAGCCGCTCTATTACTCCACTCAAGGCAATACTTTTCTTTTCGGATCAGAGCTTAAAGCGCTCATGACTTACGAAGGCTTTGAAAAAAAAGTCGACCGTAATTCTCTTTCATCATATCTGCGCTACCACTACGTCCCGGCTCCGCACACAATTTTTAAAAATGTTCACGTCCTCATGCCCGGCACATGGCTGAGCGTATCTCACGACGGAACCATTTCTGAACCTGCGGAATATTGGTCTCTTCTTGATTCTGCACGTGAAGCTGAAAGCAAAATATTCACAGCTCCAGATTCCGACATAATCGATACTCTGGAAGATTTGCTCCTGAAAGTTGTCGAGCGTGAAATGATCTCGGATGTTCCGCTCGGAGCTTTTCTCTCAGGCGGAATTGACTCATCACTTATCGTATCTCTAATGCAGCAGTGTGCGCTCTCGCCTGTCAAAACATTCACCATCGGTTTTGACGACGAAGCATATAATGAAGCGAACGATGCAAAGCTGGTAGCACAGCATATCGGAACAGAGCACACCGAGCTATATGTCTCGCCCAAAGATGCGCTTGAAATTATCCCTTCGATTCCGCAAATATGGGACCAACCTTTTTCCGATGCCTCACAAATCCCGACACACCTTGTTTCGCGCATGACCCGCGAACATGTAACCGTTGCCCTTTCAGGCGATGGAGGTGACGAACTTTTCGCAGGCTACAACCGCCATTTCAGGGGCTGTTCCTTATGGAATAAGCTTGAACATTTTCCAGTATCATTGCGTTCAATTATGGCAGAAGCCATCTTAAGAGTATCACCGGAAACTCTGAACGAACTTTTTGATATGCTCGAACCTATCATACCGGAAAAACTACGCATGAGACTGCCCGGACAGAAACTGCATAAGCTTGCGCATGTCATGGACGCAGAATCTGCTTCGGATTATTACACAGCCCTCACGTCAAACTGGCTGAACCCTGAAACAACCGTCATGAGCGGTCGGGAAATTGTCAGTCCGTTTCAGAACTATTCTATGCAGCCGAGCACAAAAAACCTTACCGCATGGATGCAATTTATGGACGCGGCTACATACCTGCCCGATGACATTCTGACCAAAGTAGATCGCGCGGCAATGGCTGTAAGCCTCGAAACAAGGGCACCTTTCCTTGATCATGAGATAGTTGAATTTTCTCAGCGGCTGCCTATGCACCTCAGAATGCAGAACGGACAGGGTAAATATGCTCTACGCAAAATTTTACACAAATATGTTCCTAAAAATCTCATTGAACGGCCCAAAATGGGCTTCGGTATCCCGATCGACAACTGGCTGCGCGGACCTCTGCGCGAATGGGCTGACAATCTGCTATCACCGGAACGTTTAGCGGATGACGGATATTTCAACGGCAGGACTGTACAAAAAGCATGGCACGAACATCTGAGCGGCGAAAAAGATAACCATTACCGGATTTGGAATATCCTTGTATTCCAGTCATGGATGGATCACTGGGATGTTTCATGA
- a CDS encoding glycosyltransferase family 4 protein, whose product MKVAVIGGYGPSLINFRGSMLRAMKSAGHEVYGIAPQDSPDVPEKLAAMGVKYIPAPIRRTGMNPVRDAATVYSLFRILREIKPDAVLSYTIKPVIYGSLAAKMAGIPSIFSMITGLGYAFGETSGKRALLFQLVKNMYRCGLAMNNGVMFQNPDDRNLFIKLGIIKKNKPTFITNGSGVDLNHFCTMPVKHDAPVFLCISRLLKEKGVREFAHASIHLKKKYPQAQFRLVGPHDPGPDSISEQVIEKWKSGGVECVGPVDDVRDELENCSVYVLPSYREGTPRSVLEAMSTGRAIVTTDTPGCRETVVDGSNGFLVPVKNVPALETAMEKFITTPELIRTMGGKSCDLAAEKYDVNKVNSTIMKAMGL is encoded by the coding sequence ATGAAAGTAGCTGTCATCGGTGGATATGGACCTTCGCTTATAAATTTTAGAGGCTCCATGCTCCGCGCCATGAAAAGCGCAGGGCATGAAGTTTATGGAATTGCGCCTCAAGACAGCCCGGATGTTCCCGAAAAGCTTGCTGCTATGGGCGTTAAATATATTCCGGCCCCGATCAGACGCACGGGGATGAACCCAGTGCGAGATGCTGCCACCGTCTATTCTTTATTTCGTATTTTACGTGAGATTAAGCCTGATGCAGTGTTATCTTACACAATCAAGCCTGTAATTTACGGTTCTCTGGCAGCTAAGATGGCCGGAATCCCCTCAATTTTTTCTATGATAACCGGGCTTGGCTATGCTTTCGGTGAGACAAGCGGCAAACGCGCTCTGCTTTTCCAGTTGGTTAAAAACATGTACCGTTGCGGCCTCGCTATGAATAACGGTGTTATGTTTCAAAACCCCGATGATCGGAATCTATTTATTAAGCTTGGGATAATCAAAAAAAATAAGCCGACTTTTATCACAAACGGTTCAGGCGTTGACCTTAATCATTTTTGTACCATGCCTGTTAAACATGATGCGCCTGTATTTCTGTGCATATCAAGATTACTGAAAGAAAAAGGCGTACGCGAATTTGCACATGCTTCAATACACCTGAAGAAAAAATATCCACAGGCACAATTCAGACTTGTCGGGCCTCACGACCCGGGCCCTGATTCCATCAGTGAACAGGTAATCGAAAAATGGAAATCCGGCGGGGTTGAATGCGTCGGCCCTGTTGACGATGTGCGCGATGAGCTGGAGAACTGTTCAGTATATGTACTGCCTTCGTACAGAGAAGGAACTCCCCGTTCAGTGCTGGAAGCAATGTCAACGGGCAGAGCGATTGTCACCACCGACACTCCCGGTTGCCGCGAGACAGTTGTTGACGGTAGTAATGGGTTTCTGGTTCCGGTGAAAAATGTTCCTGCCCTTGAAACGGCTATGGAAAAATTTATCACCACCCCCGAACTGATTCGTACTATGGGCGGAAAAAGCTGTGATCTTGCCGCAGAAAAATATGATGTTAACAAGGTCAACTCGACCATAATGAAAGCAATGGGACTCTAA
- a CDS encoding KpsF/GutQ family sugar-phosphate isomerase → MTDKQLSDFIDRGREVLAIEEKGLASIRKNLGLGFAKAVEMLAGCKGRVIITGLGKSGLVGRKIAATMSSTGSPSFFLHPVEAAHGDLGMVRSDDVVIAISNSGETDELNSLLPAIRSFETKIISITSNGESTMARLSDVVIEAKVPCEACSHGLAPTASTTAALALGDALAVCLMDHKDFDSIDFKKFHPGGTLGRRLTLCISELMHTDNIPSAPESCLLSEALNILDTGKLGLIALTSAGNKLAGVITDGDVRRLVCAGKLNSSEPASEVMAKNPLRVTPDMSAAQALDLMEAKEITVLPVVDENGKISGMIHLHDLLGKGRLKFAETTRG, encoded by the coding sequence ATGACGGATAAACAACTTTCTGATTTCATTGATCGGGGACGTGAAGTCCTTGCTATTGAAGAAAAAGGACTCGCTTCCATTAGAAAAAATCTGGGGCTCGGCTTTGCTAAAGCTGTCGAAATGCTGGCTGGATGCAAAGGACGCGTAATCATTACAGGACTTGGAAAATCAGGTCTTGTCGGCCGCAAAATTGCCGCCACCATGTCCAGCACCGGCTCCCCTTCTTTTTTCCTGCATCCGGTCGAAGCGGCACATGGTGATTTAGGCATGGTCCGGTCAGATGACGTGGTTATAGCCATTTCCAACAGCGGAGAAACAGACGAGCTGAACTCCCTGCTCCCTGCAATCCGTTCCTTTGAAACAAAGATCATTTCCATTACTTCCAACGGCGAATCCACAATGGCCCGCCTCTCCGATGTTGTCATCGAAGCGAAAGTTCCCTGCGAAGCCTGTTCCCACGGTCTGGCTCCCACCGCAAGCACCACTGCCGCCTTGGCACTAGGTGATGCTCTGGCTGTCTGCCTCATGGATCACAAAGATTTTGACAGTATAGATTTTAAAAAATTCCATCCCGGCGGAACACTTGGACGCAGACTTACTCTGTGCATAAGCGAACTGATGCACACTGATAATATTCCTTCTGCGCCTGAAAGCTGTCTGCTATCCGAAGCTCTGAACATCCTTGATACGGGAAAACTAGGTCTTATTGCCCTCACTTCAGCCGGAAATAAACTGGCCGGAGTTATCACCGACGGGGATGTTCGCAGATTAGTATGTGCAGGCAAACTGAATTCATCTGAACCTGCTTCCGAAGTTATGGCTAAAAACCCGTTGCGGGTAACGCCTGACATGTCAGCAGCACAAGCGCTTGATTTGATGGAAGCTAAAGAAATTACAGTTCTTCCCGTTGTGGATGAGAACGGAAAAATTTCAGGCATGATCCATCTCCATGATCTGCTTGGTAAAGGCAGACTCAAATTCGCGGAAACCACGAGAGGGTAA
- a CDS encoding type II secretion system F family protein, with translation MPTYQYRAVTNEGKKKKGFVEASSQSKAFATLQSKGLMPLRLEQVKSTQKDSSSSKSITSSLTIGGKIRLGESFYYLGILIQSGTALAQSLDMMSRMTSGFASRIWMEIRDAVQSGESFSSCLDKYPKLFPPVYVGMVQVAESVGKLGDVLENIAQYEEERAEVSGRLMTAMVYPCVILMIGLGAVYFLLSAVLPKITGIFQASKSELPTSTKIVVALGNTLGDLGIMALIIPAGIIFALISAYKTVPAFREKVDAMLWKLPLVQKSTLARFSGILGFQLDAGIPLVQGMESSAKAVKSSFFRKKIAEAKEEVATGRTLSSVFAEQKIYPDIYILTLTAGQKSGQLGKFLQRMGTIFERDVDNFMKRVVALAEPMLLLFIGMLIAFIVVAIMGPIFDLTTLVK, from the coding sequence ATGCCGACTTATCAATATAGAGCAGTAACGAACGAAGGTAAAAAGAAGAAAGGATTCGTCGAGGCCTCCTCGCAATCCAAAGCTTTTGCCACCCTGCAAAGTAAAGGGCTTATGCCTTTGCGGCTGGAGCAGGTAAAATCTACCCAAAAGGATTCTTCCTCTAGTAAATCAATTACCTCGTCACTTACAATCGGCGGAAAAATACGACTTGGTGAATCCTTCTATTACTTAGGAATTTTGATCCAAAGCGGAACCGCTCTGGCACAGTCACTTGATATGATGTCCCGTATGACCTCCGGATTTGCCAGCCGGATATGGATGGAAATCAGAGACGCAGTTCAATCCGGTGAAAGCTTTTCATCCTGTCTGGATAAATATCCAAAACTGTTCCCTCCAGTTTATGTCGGGATGGTTCAGGTTGCCGAATCAGTCGGCAAGCTCGGTGATGTCCTTGAAAACATTGCCCAGTACGAAGAAGAACGGGCCGAAGTAAGCGGCAGACTTATGACTGCCATGGTTTATCCATGCGTAATTCTTATGATCGGCCTAGGCGCTGTATATTTTCTTCTTTCCGCGGTTCTCCCTAAAATTACCGGAATTTTCCAAGCATCAAAAAGCGAGCTGCCGACTTCCACCAAGATCGTCGTTGCACTTGGCAACACTCTTGGAGACCTTGGAATCATGGCTCTGATTATTCCTGCCGGCATAATTTTCGCATTAATAAGCGCATATAAAACTGTGCCTGCATTCAGAGAAAAAGTTGATGCCATGCTCTGGAAACTGCCGCTGGTTCAAAAAAGCACTCTTGCCCGTTTTTCAGGCATTCTAGGCTTCCAGCTTGATGCGGGAATTCCTCTTGTTCAGGGAATGGAAAGCTCTGCCAAAGCCGTAAAATCATCTTTTTTCAGGAAAAAAATTGCAGAAGCAAAAGAAGAAGTCGCCACTGGACGGACCTTAAGCTCTGTTTTTGCAGAACAAAAAATTTACCCGGACATCTACATACTCACTCTCACAGCGGGCCAGAAATCCGGCCAGCTCGGTAAGTTTCTACAACGCATGGGCACCATTTTTGAACGCGATGTGGATAACTTTATGAAACGAGTCGTTGCGCTGGCTGAACCAATGCTGTTGCTGTTTATAGGTATGCTCATCGCTTTTATCGTTGTCGCAATCATGGGTCCCATTTTCGACCTGACAACCCTCGTAAAATAG
- a CDS encoding polysaccharide biosynthesis protein: MINNLRNANFYMMVILDLCIFALAFYAAYLFRFDFMLPKYATIQFLELLKYAVIIKFSVFLGLGLYRGMWRYTGLRDLWHILEATFLQSLILVTLVLYKFGFDGFSRGVFIIDWMLTIFMAGGVRVLIRAFYSYHEGNSLQFAPASCPADGHNALIIGAGRAGEKVAREIMGSGQLRFKPIGFIDNDRSKRGRTIHGIPVLGGLEDLPVIIENRCVNNILIAIAEASGSQMRSIIDACKTTGLPYKILPGMDEIINGKVGIKALRDVSYQDLLGRSQVQLDTTRISQYISGKTVLVTGCGGSIGSELVRQVVRFNPAKLILIDASEANLYSIQMELHHELKFHDYVTVLGSVQNSSLLDRTFGEHKPHTVFHAAAYKHVPMVERNPWQAVNNNICGTKKVMTAADKHGVDRFVIVSTDKAVRPTNIMGASKRVTELLMRLFHNSKTTFMAVRFGNVVGSSGSVVPLFRRQIEKGGPVTVTHPNVTRYFMSISEAAQLILQAGVMAKGGEIFILEMGMPVKIADMARDLIKLSGKKPDKDIEIIFTGLREGEKLYEELITEGEDIVSTEHEKIMVLKAEENDIEAYAAELNNLLDKMAEAANNFDGEKVRVILHETVAEFDEEG, encoded by the coding sequence ATGATCAACAACCTGCGTAATGCTAATTTTTACATGATGGTCATTCTGGACCTTTGTATTTTCGCTCTTGCTTTTTACGCTGCATACCTTTTCCGCTTTGATTTTATGCTTCCAAAGTATGCAACTATTCAGTTTTTAGAACTTTTAAAATATGCTGTAATAATTAAATTTTCTGTCTTTTTAGGGCTTGGACTGTATAGAGGAATGTGGCGCTATACAGGACTGCGTGACCTCTGGCATATTCTTGAAGCAACATTCCTTCAGTCGCTGATTCTGGTTACGCTGGTTCTTTATAAATTCGGCTTCGACGGATTTTCCCGCGGAGTTTTCATAATAGACTGGATGCTTACCATCTTCATGGCCGGAGGTGTAAGAGTTCTCATCAGAGCTTTTTATTCCTATCATGAAGGCAATTCATTACAATTCGCTCCAGCTTCGTGCCCTGCTGATGGGCACAACGCTCTCATTATCGGAGCCGGACGGGCCGGAGAAAAAGTCGCCCGCGAAATAATGGGAAGCGGACAACTGAGATTTAAACCAATCGGTTTTATTGATAATGATCGCAGCAAGCGCGGCAGAACAATCCACGGCATTCCAGTACTGGGAGGACTTGAAGATCTTCCTGTCATTATTGAAAACAGATGCGTTAACAACATTCTCATCGCTATTGCCGAAGCTTCCGGTTCCCAGATGCGCAGCATCATTGATGCCTGTAAAACCACAGGACTCCCTTACAAAATACTGCCCGGTATGGATGAGATTATTAACGGGAAAGTAGGCATCAAAGCTTTGCGCGATGTCAGCTATCAGGATCTCTTGGGCAGATCTCAGGTTCAGCTCGATACCACCCGTATCAGTCAGTATATTTCCGGCAAAACTGTTCTTGTCACAGGATGCGGAGGCTCAATAGGCTCTGAACTGGTCAGACAGGTGGTGCGTTTTAACCCTGCAAAACTGATTCTTATCGATGCAAGTGAAGCCAACCTTTATTCCATACAGATGGAACTGCATCACGAACTTAAATTTCATGATTATGTGACGGTTCTCGGTTCTGTTCAAAACTCAAGCCTGCTTGACCGTACCTTCGGTGAACATAAACCGCATACTGTTTTCCACGCAGCTGCATATAAGCACGTCCCCATGGTCGAACGTAATCCTTGGCAGGCCGTTAATAATAATATTTGCGGCACAAAAAAGGTAATGACCGCAGCAGATAAACACGGCGTAGACAGATTCGTTATCGTTTCCACAGATAAAGCTGTCAGACCCACAAATATTATGGGCGCATCCAAAAGAGTCACCGAACTGCTCATGCGCCTTTTCCACAATTCCAAAACAACCTTCATGGCTGTCAGGTTCGGAAATGTTGTAGGTTCATCAGGTTCAGTTGTGCCTCTTTTCCGCAGGCAGATTGAAAAAGGCGGGCCGGTCACAGTTACTCATCCGAACGTTACCCGCTACTTCATGTCTATATCAGAAGCGGCGCAGCTTATATTGCAAGCCGGAGTAATGGCCAAAGGCGGAGAAATTTTCATCCTTGAAATGGGAATGCCTGTTAAAATTGCAGACATGGCCCGTGACTTGATCAAACTTTCCGGTAAAAAACCGGACAAAGATATTGAAATTATATTCACAGGATTGCGTGAAGGTGAAAAACTCTATGAAGAGCTTATTACCGAAGGTGAAGATATCGTCAGCACCGAGCATGAAAAAATAATGGTCCTCAAAGCCGAAGAAAATGATATCGAAGCCTACGCTGCGGAACTAAATAATTTACTGGATAAAATGGCTGAAGCTGCTAATAATTTTGATGGGGAAAAAGTCCGCGTAATACTTCATGAGACAGTTGCTGAGTTCGATGAAGAAGGCTGA
- a CDS encoding DegT/DnrJ/EryC1/StrS family aminotransferase has product MSASNKDRIYLSPPHMGGTEQDFVKQAFDSNFIAPLGPQVNGFEQDFSKMSGLAHCAALSSGTAALHLALRILGVEKDDVVLASSLTFIGSVTPVKFLGAEPCFIDSDYKSWNMDPDLLAQAVDYYISIGKKPKAVIPTDLYGQCADYDRILEILKPHGIPLVVDAAESVGAMYKGKHAGKHALMAAYSFNGNKIITTSGGGLLASDNKEYIDRARWLSQQAKEPLPHYEHKELGYNYRMSNVVAAIGRGQLEVLKDRVERKREIFDYYKKALENSPGISFMPEADYGKCNRWLTAMLIDEDKFGASPDQIRIALEENNIESRPVWKPMHMQPLFKDCKSFGGKVSEDLFTRGLCLPSGTAMSKTDLDRTIESIRNCGK; this is encoded by the coding sequence TTGTCCGCAAGCAATAAAGATCGCATATATCTTTCTCCCCCCCACATGGGCGGAACCGAACAAGACTTCGTAAAACAGGCCTTTGACAGCAATTTCATCGCCCCTCTCGGTCCGCAGGTTAACGGATTTGAGCAGGATTTTTCTAAAATGTCAGGGCTCGCGCATTGTGCCGCTCTTTCCAGCGGAACTGCGGCCCTCCACCTTGCACTCAGAATTCTGGGAGTCGAAAAAGACGATGTGGTTCTTGCTTCTTCGCTGACTTTTATCGGAAGCGTTACTCCTGTAAAATTTCTCGGAGCAGAGCCGTGTTTTATTGATTCGGATTACAAATCATGGAACATGGACCCTGACCTTTTAGCACAAGCCGTTGATTATTATATTTCTATAGGCAAAAAGCCCAAAGCGGTTATTCCTACTGACCTTTACGGACAGTGCGCTGACTATGACCGCATTCTGGAAATTTTGAAACCGCATGGTATTCCGCTGGTTGTAGACGCCGCAGAATCTGTCGGGGCGATGTATAAAGGCAAGCATGCCGGAAAACATGCGCTTATGGCTGCTTATTCCTTTAACGGCAATAAGATTATCACCACATCCGGCGGCGGCTTGTTAGCCTCTGATAATAAAGAATACATTGACCGAGCCCGCTGGCTTTCTCAGCAGGCAAAAGAGCCTCTGCCCCATTATGAGCATAAAGAACTCGGCTATAACTACCGCATGAGCAACGTTGTGGCGGCAATTGGACGAGGTCAACTTGAAGTGCTTAAAGACAGAGTTGAGCGCAAACGTGAAATTTTTGATTACTATAAGAAAGCCCTCGAAAACAGTCCCGGAATATCATTTATGCCGGAAGCTGATTACGGCAAATGCAACCGCTGGCTGACAGCCATGTTAATTGACGAAGACAAATTCGGCGCAAGCCCTGACCAGATTCGCATAGCTCTTGAAGAAAATAATATTGAATCCCGCCCAGTCTGGAAGCCCATGCACATGCAGCCTTTATTTAAAGATTGCAAATCCTTCGGCGGAAAAGTCAGCGAAGACTTATTTACGCGGGGACTCTGTCTGCCTTCCGGTACAGCCATGAGCAAAACCGATCTGGACAGAACAATTGAAAGCATAAGGAATTGCGGGAAATAA
- a CDS encoding sugar transferase: MTLKRAFDLAVAVPALIIFFPVLIIIAIVIHRKMGGGIFFLQRRPGLHGTPFNILKFKTMSDAKDKDGNLLPDSQRLTKFGRFLRSSSLDELPELVNVIFGDMSLVGPRPLLMQYLERYTPEQARRHDVLPGITGWAQVNGRNAISWDDKFKLDVWYVENYSIPLDIKILFMTVARVFKREGISQTGHATAEEFKGKKN; this comes from the coding sequence ATGACACTTAAGAGAGCATTTGATCTTGCAGTGGCTGTTCCTGCCCTCATAATATTTTTCCCTGTTCTAATAATTATTGCCATTGTCATTCATCGCAAAATGGGCGGCGGAATATTCTTTTTACAAAGAAGACCGGGGCTGCATGGCACCCCTTTTAATATACTTAAATTCAAGACCATGTCTGACGCAAAAGACAAAGACGGCAATCTACTGCCGGACTCGCAGAGACTCACCAAATTTGGACGCTTTCTACGTTCGTCCTCCCTTGATGAATTACCGGAACTTGTAAATGTGATCTTCGGTGACATGTCCCTAGTAGGACCGCGACCATTGCTTATGCAGTACCTTGAGCGTTACACTCCCGAACAGGCAAGAAGGCACGACGTTCTGCCCGGCATCACAGGATGGGCACAGGTTAACGGCCGCAACGCCATTTCATGGGACGACAAATTCAAACTTGATGTCTGGTACGTTGAGAATTATAGTATCCCGCTGGACATAAAAATACTTTTCATGACCGTAGCCCGTGTATTTAAACGGGAAGGAATCAGCCAGACCGGACACGCGACCGCTGAGGAATTTAAAGGAAAAAAGAATTAA
- a CDS encoding acetyltransferase, which yields MKKIIIIGAGGHGQVVADALLLMKEAEPVAFLDENPALIGTEVLGIPVPGGNSYLSKIEHDGVVLALGNNALRKRIFEELTKAGENLFTVIHPSAIISPSVKIGAGCMILAGAVINTGAEIKDNTIINTNSTIEHHNMIGPHAHIAPGSTLGGEVTVGEESMVGIGATVLPRVIIGNKAMLGAGSTATRKIPDGVTAAGMPAKRLKF from the coding sequence ATGAAAAAAATTATTATTATTGGCGCAGGCGGGCATGGTCAGGTTGTGGCGGATGCTCTGCTGCTCATGAAAGAAGCTGAACCTGTTGCGTTTTTGGATGAAAATCCTGCTTTAATCGGGACTGAAGTACTTGGAATTCCTGTCCCGGGCGGCAATTCATATCTTTCAAAAATAGAACATGACGGCGTGGTTCTTGCGCTTGGTAATAACGCGCTGCGTAAACGGATCTTCGAGGAACTTACCAAAGCAGGAGAAAACCTCTTTACGGTGATTCACCCTTCAGCAATCATATCTCCATCCGTTAAAATTGGAGCCGGATGTATGATTCTTGCCGGAGCGGTGATTAATACCGGGGCGGAAATAAAAGACAATACAATCATTAATACCAACAGCACCATTGAACATCATAATATGATCGGACCTCATGCCCACATCGCTCCCGGTTCTACCTTGGGCGGTGAAGTTACGGTCGGTGAAGAATCAATGGTCGGCATAGGTGCAACTGTACTTCCGCGGGTAATCATTGGAAATAAGGCCATGCTCGGAGCAGGATCTACTGCTACCCGCAAAATACCAGACGGAGTTACAGCCGCCGGAATGCCTGCAAAAAGATTGAAATTTTAA
- a CDS encoding PDZ domain-containing protein, giving the protein MELKDTKFPAWLWPLAFGLAVAYLVSSYIPKPLPTAPILGESFTTSTADKISKDSAIILERNILSLDNPAEIQKKATVTPSTWALVGIITGEVDMAVFRIKTETVILREGEDYEGWTLDEIKPQYVLWKFGREEKKVAMWDQVQSLKLVRGKTNKLTIDKNEASAVLEDPNAFLSQALFKPNNKNGKTQGFRITNIKQNSMLRKLGLENGDVLMRINGEMINGPTKLLQVYGSMAGASAIYIDVERKGQILSLVVELK; this is encoded by the coding sequence ATGGAGCTTAAAGACACTAAATTTCCGGCATGGCTATGGCCGCTTGCTTTCGGGCTTGCTGTTGCATACCTTGTCTCGTCATACATTCCAAAGCCTTTACCCACAGCTCCTATTCTGGGTGAATCTTTTACGACCTCTACAGCCGATAAAATTTCAAAAGATTCAGCGATTATCCTTGAACGCAACATATTAAGCCTCGATAATCCTGCTGAAATCCAGAAAAAAGCCACCGTGACCCCAAGCACATGGGCTCTAGTCGGCATAATTACTGGTGAAGTGGACATGGCTGTGTTCAGAATAAAAACTGAGACTGTTATTCTGCGTGAAGGAGAAGATTACGAAGGCTGGACTCTTGATGAGATTAAGCCTCAGTATGTACTCTGGAAATTTGGACGTGAAGAAAAGAAAGTTGCCATGTGGGATCAGGTTCAGAGCTTGAAACTTGTCCGCGGTAAAACTAATAAACTTACTATTGATAAAAATGAAGCTTCCGCAGTACTTGAAGATCCTAACGCATTTCTAAGTCAGGCTCTGTTTAAACCCAATAATAAAAACGGCAAAACTCAAGGGTTCCGCATAACGAATATCAAACAGAATTCAATGCTCCGTAAACTCGGTCTTGAAAATGGTGATGTCCTTATGCGCATCAACGGAGAAATGATCAACGGGCCAACTAAACTGCTTCAGGTATACGGTTCAATGGCCGGAGCATCTGCTATTTATATTGACGTGGAACGTAAAGGCCAAATCCTGTCACTCGTAGTTGAACTCAAGTAG